Part of the Bacteriovorax stolpii genome, TTCAAAAACCGCAAATCCTGCTTTTAGACGAGCCGACAAAAGGTCTCGACAGCAACGGCCAGGATCAACTGCTGTCTTTAATTGAAACGATTAAAAAGCGCGATCAGACATCGGTCATGATCGTTGATCACAACATCAATCAGATTATCAAGAGCTGCCAGAACATCCTGTGCTTAAACCGCGACGTTCACTGGCATGACCACCGCGACTTCTTAACAAAAAATATTCTTGAAGACGTTTATCACTGTGAGTTTGAACACCTGTTGATCCATGAAAAAGACCTGGAGAAAAATGACGGTGCCGATCACTCACACGATCACCACTTCTGCAATCACGATCACGCTCATGAGAAAACCAAAAGCGGCCATCAGTTTATCAGGAGAAAACCATGAGTTTCATCAATGATTTTCTCCAGTACGATTTCCTGCTCTATGCTCTTTTAGGAACAGTGTGCCTGTCGCTGACTTGCGGTCTGATCTCACCTCTCATTATTGCCCGTAAAAATGCTTTTATGGGTGCGGCCATCTCTCACTCGACACTTTTAGGTCTGGCCATTTCACTTAGTTTATTTGAAGCGACACAGGCCCTGCCGGTTTTTGTCTCAACTCTTATCATCACTATTTTTCTGACGCTGTTTCTGGCCTACTCAACTTTCAGACAAAAACTGCCCAACGATTCAATGATCGGTATTTTTTATACTTCGACAATGGCGATGGGGATTATCATCCATACACTTTTTGCCAAAGACCAAAGTGATCTTTTAAGCTTTCTTTTTGGAAATATCCTGCTTTTAACAGCTGAAGACCTTTATCTTTCACTTTTCATTTTAATCATCACTGCTTTACTTATTTTAGTGCCGCTAAAAAAATGGCTCTTCTTAACATACGACGAAGAAGGAGCAATCACCTCGGGAATTAAAGCTCAGGTTTTTCATTACACTTTTTTTGTTTTACTGGCCTTTCTCATTGTCACAAGCATCAAATTAGCAGGGACCGTCCTGGTTGAAACATTACTCTTAGTTCCGGGATTTTTTGCACTGAAGTTTGCAACGAACATCAGACAAACCTTCGTTATCAGCACGCTCTTTTCTGTCATCTTCGCTGTTACCGGGATTATCCTAGCAAATGCGTTTGGTCTTCCTAGTGGTGCTACTCTTGCCGTCGTGCTCTTTGGAGCGCTGGTGGTATCGTTTTTCCTAAAAAAGGTTTATACTCTTCTTAAGTAAACTAATCTTAAGGAAAGAGATTTATGCACAATCAAAACGAGCCAAAAACCGTTGCTGATAGCGCTGTTGAAATGCGCTATCTCGTCATGCCTAACGATACCAATCCGCAAAACTCTATCTTCGGAGGAGTGGTTATGTCGTGGATCGATATGGCCGCAGCGATGGTTGCCGAGAGACACTCAAACCGTCCCGTTGTCACTGTTCACGTAGGCGATATCAGCTTTAAGGCCCCTATTAGAATTGGTGATCACGTTCTTATTCAAGCGAGTATTAACTACGTCGGAAAAACATCAATGCTCGTTGGTGTAAAAGTTATCGCGGAAAATCCTTTTACTGGAATCACCAGACACACGACGACAGCTTACCTGACGTTTGTCGCCCTGGATGACATCGGCCGCCCGATTCAAACCAGAGGGTTAATTCCAGAAACAGACGAAGAAAAAAGACGTTTTGAATCTGGAAAAAAACGCATTGAAGACATGAAAAAAAGTAAAACCAAATAAGATTATGAGCGAAGAATTCAAATCAGGAAAACTTTCCCGATTTTTAAGCCTGGGCACCAGTCTAACCAAGGCCTCTGCCCAACTCGCCCTTGATGCCGCTAAAAATAAAGCGCAGGACTATATTGATAAAAATCCAAAGGCCCGCGACCTCGAGCTTAAAATCAAGGCCTCTAAAGAAATCATTCAAACCATGGGAGAACTCAAAGGGGCGATGATGAAATTAGGCCAGATGATTTCCATCTCAGAAGACCTGGTTTTACCAAAAGAAATCTCGGCCCTTTTTGCTAATCTTCAAAAAAATTCTCCTTCAATGCCAGAGGCAGAAGTCATTCGCATGATCAGAGAGAATTTCAAAAAAGATCCACGAGAGCTTTTTTTAGAATTTGATTTAAGGCCAGTGGCCGCTGCCAGTATCGGCCAGGTTCACAGAGCAAAATTGCATTCCGGCGAAGTAGTCGCGGTTAAAATTCAGTACCCAAAAATCGTCAATGCGATTAAACACGACTTTCAAAACCTGCACAAAATCGACAAACTTATTCACCTGCTCTATCCCAATAAGCCCAATGTCGACAACATGATTCAGGAGCTCAAAACATCCCTGATCCAGGAGTGTAACTACATCACTGAAATGGAGCAGATTCAGTTTTTTAAATCACAATTTAAAGAACGCTTTCCGATGATTGTCATTCCTGAAGTCTATCCTGATTACTGCTCGGAGCAGATTCTCACTATGGAATGGGTTGAAGGCGACAGCTTTGAAGAGACCCTTCACTACAGCGACGAAGAAAAAAATTTCCTGGGAACATCACTGTATGAAAGTTTTCTTTTTTCACTCTGGGAATTAAAACGACTGCACACTGATCCGCAAAACGGCAATTACCTTTTTAAACGCGACAAAATCATCATGCTGGATTTCGGTTCAACCCGTGAGTTTGATCCAGATTTTCTCGTCGATTACTGTGGTCTCCTGATGTGTTTGGAAGAAGACCGCTTCGATCACTACATCGTGATCTCCAAGCATCTACACTTCTTTAAAGAAGACGAACCAGAGGATATGATCAAGCGTCACTTCGAGATGATTAAGTCTCTTTATGCGCCCTATACCAAGTCTGGGACGCATCCAATTGAGGCCATCAATCCCTTTGACCTCTTCAAGGATTTTTTCAAGGATCTCGATTTTAAAGGCAGAAAATCCCCTCGACAGGAATTTCTCCTCCTCGATCGCTCAACTTTTGGCCTCTATGCAAAACTCAAGGGCTGGAGAAGCGAAATTAATTGGCTCGAAGGCCGAAATAAGTTTAGAAATTCCATCGAAAATGAGGTTAAATTTAAGTATCAGTTTTAGGAATAACTATGCTTTGGTTTAGACACTTTGTTTTGCTCTCATTTGCTCTTTGGACAACTTTTGTCCACGGTGCTTTGGAGTACTCAAAAATCGAACACGCAGGCTGTCCAGAAAACGCCTACTGCCAGAAAGTCACTGGAGAAATCAGACAAAAATGGCTCAACCAACTCGACGATTTTAAATCGGGAAAATTAAACGAAACCAAACTTAATGCCGAACTTCAAAAAGAATACGGACTGCCCATTTCTAACTGGGCCGCAGAAGAGGCCAGCGTTCTCCCGCGCATCATCATGTGGGACTCTCCTTGCCCTCAACACAAAAAAGAAGCATCAAAATTCTACATCAGCGAAATTTTTCGCAAAAATTTAAAGGACTCGGAGATTAAAGATTACACCACTCTTTATTTCGCCAAGGCCATCGGTGTCGACGCCAACAAAAAACTAATCACTCTCACTATTCCAAGAGGAGAGATTCCTATTTTTATTGAAAACAATGAGTACTATTTCCTGCGTGAAGACGAAGGAAAATATTACGGCCTGTTAGTTGGCCGTGAAGGAAGCCTGAAAGTTACAAAAATCCAGAACGTCAAAGAATTACCCAAAGATGCTGTGTGCTTAAAAGAGCAGATCGACACATTCTTAAGAGAGGCCCCATCGCCTACTTTTTATCAGGGTTATCACTGCAAAGACGTCTGGGACAAAACGAAAAAGGCCTACACGACAATGCTCTTTGGATGGAGCTGTAATTGAAACTTTGTCTCTACAATGTAGAAAATCTTTTTTTAATGAATCAGGCCCCGGGTGAAGGTTACAAAAAGCCTGCGGAAAAAACTGAATGGGTGGCAAGAACTCTTAGAGAAATCAACGCCGACATCGTCATGCTTTGTGAAGTCGGTGGAAAAGAAAGTCTCGATTTATTAAATGCCCGCTATTTAAACCATGAGTACTACACCGCACTTTTACCGGGAAATTCTGACCGCGGTATCGAGATGGGTTATCTCATCCACAAGCGCGTCCCTTTTTTCCACCAGCTTTTAAGTCATAAAGAAAAAGTGCTTAACTTCAATTACCCGCACGAAATTTTAGACCACCAAAAAAACCAGAGCGAACTTAAGCTTCACCGTTTTTCCCGCGATATTGCCGAGCTAAGACTGATCAAAGATCAGAAAGTAGTTTTCATCATTATGCTGGTGCATTTGAAATCCAAACTGGATAAAGAAGGCATCGATTTCAACGGACAGCTCAGAAGAAAAGCAGAATTTCACTCGCTAGTTGAGACCTACAACGAGCGACGCAAAGAGTTTCCCAATGTCCCGGTAGTGGTGGCCGGAGACATGAACGGCCAGGCCCAGAGGATACTTCTGGAGCCGGAATTCCAGGCCCTCTATGAAAAAACCGACCTGGAAGACGTTCTCGAAGTCATCAAAGAGCCTGCCGAGCGCAGATTTTCTTATTTCCATTTCGGGCGCGAAAACAATCGCGAAGCCTCTCAACTAGACTACATTCTCCTTCC contains:
- a CDS encoding metal ABC transporter permease — protein: MSFINDFLQYDFLLYALLGTVCLSLTCGLISPLIIARKNAFMGAAISHSTLLGLAISLSLFEATQALPVFVSTLIITIFLTLFLAYSTFRQKLPNDSMIGIFYTSTMAMGIIIHTLFAKDQSDLLSFLFGNILLLTAEDLYLSLFILIITALLILVPLKKWLFLTYDEEGAITSGIKAQVFHYTFFVLLAFLIVTSIKLAGTVLVETLLLVPGFFALKFATNIRQTFVISTLFSVIFAVTGIILANAFGLPSGATLAVVLFGALVVSFFLKKVYTLLK
- a CDS encoding acyl-CoA thioesterase, which produces MHNQNEPKTVADSAVEMRYLVMPNDTNPQNSIFGGVVMSWIDMAAAMVAERHSNRPVVTVHVGDISFKAPIRIGDHVLIQASINYVGKTSMLVGVKVIAENPFTGITRHTTTAYLTFVALDDIGRPIQTRGLIPETDEEKRRFESGKKRIEDMKKSKTK
- a CDS encoding ABC1 kinase family protein; the protein is MSEEFKSGKLSRFLSLGTSLTKASAQLALDAAKNKAQDYIDKNPKARDLELKIKASKEIIQTMGELKGAMMKLGQMISISEDLVLPKEISALFANLQKNSPSMPEAEVIRMIRENFKKDPRELFLEFDLRPVAAASIGQVHRAKLHSGEVVAVKIQYPKIVNAIKHDFQNLHKIDKLIHLLYPNKPNVDNMIQELKTSLIQECNYITEMEQIQFFKSQFKERFPMIVIPEVYPDYCSEQILTMEWVEGDSFEETLHYSDEEKNFLGTSLYESFLFSLWELKRLHTDPQNGNYLFKRDKIIMLDFGSTREFDPDFLVDYCGLLMCLEEDRFDHYIVISKHLHFFKEDEPEDMIKRHFEMIKSLYAPYTKSGTHPIEAINPFDLFKDFFKDLDFKGRKSPRQEFLLLDRSTFGLYAKLKGWRSEINWLEGRNKFRNSIENEVKFKYQF
- a CDS encoding endonuclease/exonuclease/phosphatase family protein — its product is MKLCLYNVENLFLMNQAPGEGYKKPAEKTEWVARTLREINADIVMLCEVGGKESLDLLNARYLNHEYYTALLPGNSDRGIEMGYLIHKRVPFFHQLLSHKEKVLNFNYPHEILDHQKNQSELKLHRFSRDIAELRLIKDQKVVFIIMLVHLKSKLDKEGIDFNGQLRRKAEFHSLVETYNERRKEFPNVPVVVAGDMNGQAQRILLEPEFQALYEKTDLEDVLEVIKEPAERRFSYFHFGRENNREASQLDYILLPPELHGRVQKEESGIYHYRDPNGVLVPYPQDSFQRYALPSDHYPVVATFEF